From Amycolatopsis sp. WQ 127309:
ACCACCCACCACCAGAAGTCCGCCCGCTCCCGGCCCCGCCGCACCGCCCGCCAGACACACCGCACCAGCGAGAAGTTCAGCAACACCACCGTGTCCGCCACCGCCAGCCGCACCTCCAGCACGTCGTACGGCCCGAGATCACCCTCCAGCACCCACCGCGGACCCGCCACCAGCTCCCGCTGCCGCGCCACCCACTCCACCCGCGACAACCCCGCGAGCCCGCCCGCCCAGAACACCGCGTCCAGCTCCACCACCGGCAACCCGCACACCACACCGAGCCGCCGCGCGAACGTCGACTTCCCGGCACCACCACGCCCCAGCACCAGCACCCGCTCCACCCCGCCATCCTCACCCGGACTTGCCCTGGAGCGCACTCCAGCTCCTACGGTCGCAACCATGGGCACCCCGCAGCACAAGATCGGCTCCGGCTTCGACGCCACCAGCACCACGGCGGACGTCCTCCACGGCATCGACCTCACCGGCAAGCTCGCCCTCGTCACCGGCGGCTACTCCGGCATCGGCCTCGAAACCACCCGCGCCCTCGCCGGCGCCGGCGCACACGTCGTCGTCCCGGCCCGCCGCCCCGCCGTCGCCCAAGAAGCACTCGCCGGCATCACCGGCGCCGAAGTCGGCGAACTCGACCTCGCCGACCTGGACAGCGTCCACACCTTCGCCGACCGCTTCCACGCCACCGGCCGCCGCCTCGACATCGTCATCACCGGCGCCGGCATCATGGCCACCCCCGAAACCCGCGTCGGCCCCGGCTGGGAAGCCCAGTTCGCCACCAACCACCTCGGCCACTACGCCCTGGTCAACCGCCTCTGGCCCGCCATCACCGACGGCGCCCGCGTCATCGCCGTCTCCTCCCGCGGCCACCACTTCTCACCGATCCGCTGGACCGACCCCCACTTCCAGACCGGCTACGACAAGTGGCTCGCCTACGGCCAGGCCAAAACCGCCAACATCCTCTTCGCCGTCCACCTCGACCGCCTCGGCCACACCAGGGGAGTGCGCGCCTTCGCCCTGCACCCCGGCTCGATCCTCACCCACCTCACCCGCCACATCCCGCACGACGAACGCGTCGCCCAAGGCTGGATCGACGAAAACGGCACCCCCAGCGCCTACTTCAAGACCCCCGAAGCCGGCGCCGCCACCCAGGTCTGGGCCGCCACCTCACCCCGGCTCGACGGCCTCGGCGGCGTCTACCTCGAAGACTGCGACATCGCCGAACCCGCACCCGCCGGCGGCGGCGTCACCGACGTCGGCCTCCGCTAC
This genomic window contains:
- a CDS encoding DNA topology modulation protein FlaR is translated as MERVLVLGRGGAGKSTFARRLGVVCGLPVVELDAVFWAGGLAGLSRVEWVARQRELVAGPRWVLEGDLGPYDVLEVRLAVADTVVLLNFSLVRCVWRAVRRGRERADFWWWVVGYRRRSLPGLRRVLAESGADVVELRSPGAVERFLRSAG
- a CDS encoding SDR family NAD(P)-dependent oxidoreductase, giving the protein MGTPQHKIGSGFDATSTTADVLHGIDLTGKLALVTGGYSGIGLETTRALAGAGAHVVVPARRPAVAQEALAGITGAEVGELDLADLDSVHTFADRFHATGRRLDIVITGAGIMATPETRVGPGWEAQFATNHLGHYALVNRLWPAITDGARVIAVSSRGHHFSPIRWTDPHFQTGYDKWLAYGQAKTANILFAVHLDRLGHTRGVRAFALHPGSILTHLTRHIPHDERVAQGWIDENGTPSAYFKTPEAGAATQVWAATSPRLDGLGGVYLEDCDIAEPAPAGGGVTDVGLRYGVRPHATDPAEADRLWTLSADLTGVDAFATSR